In one Actinomyces trachealis genomic region, the following are encoded:
- a CDS encoding DUF5979 domain-containing protein translates to MTTPALHPSKPAPVATHRRKARSPWKGRQVIAAIATALTLTLGGAVLTPLTVPDAAAGPSTLEVPLGDTSVELKNVKATHNPPKPCFHYYGAGNETSDSTGVVHGSSGKYAAVSYGKPTADNCPDHYGTDPMLGQQTSMSLKPAKTTTVNVGEPFLLGTMRHNNKPIYSGATDNKRAVYEGTFQIKTAGTIDSAFPWAEEDTTNKCTAKLNQYGEMVIGENGGGITSTKDKPVPTPYAFNKHKQVGPAGGQFIYDYNGEELYKSDAGDYYFYANDKTALHDVWGQACSDDFLTIRGDRSQTTWRDPATGIEYQLKIWGFTFNGTSDQCSTELADTAHVNEFFVTPEDATSYGCLYGSIEQLRPITFNTDAKADDTIRTSLGNPPTFAYSNVSAPGSYGAENWGNPLDPLTPTGWGKAGRSPLSTARTLLAPNDLAAVQQQAQPNQATVDAGGNVTKSGWRLTGIDCLFTQEPHDPLKLNAKGIANSSAAGIPAEGNRLDRSANVDLTNRRLRLDQNELAVQFQQAAVTCTWHNEYVLANSTVTLRNVVDSGDATPGEWTLSSTPKDADLYKQRTITGAAGSAEVTNQTTAAGTYVLSTSGGHTGYVQNGDWTCENATVRVENGVTYAVLEEGKPAVCTVHHKTDTTPVSATKTVTGASDAANKTSYTLAYSCTPAGGGTPVTGTVQAKADGTPVNVAGMKSGATCAVTEEKLADGLTTPAFGSFTWDAPTFDVTISKGGNSAPVTTTAVPATSTTGPGVSFTVPDSTAGNVSIAVTNKVLPHAAVSKKFVSVAKSAKLVGGHDTFDQTYTVTVKNPSTTAPLTYSLTDTAQLPAGTTLNGTTVTRDDGTVINVAANALSWTASDVTLPAGGTHTYTAVMNVSAPDPGFTLAAGETCDANVAASGKAVLNTASLTTKGDVTPVTATACGSVPPNPKFSVKKTPVAVTRTLDQAGFVGGYQVTVTNRSNVDAKIVNDVRDQLGLPSSAIVSKVEVREDGNLVKTITGADLADPNGFVIAEAGSGEPLAKAAGGLADGGTRVLGVQVYFTVDPNAVGFTADDYTCGKNRADGKPAGLVNTAIMEGDTDGTDNDTACLSTTALLHFNKVVSSRPGPGSTFDVGYTITVENQGALPGNPGEVLDQPAFAPGVVVNKVTVSKNGGAAQEVTAVNGSYSLASGETIYSGQTLTWVVTMNVSVDPSDPNYNEAALSCKVNGSGEFEDGHGLLNKLITEPGKDVETNLNHDKACVDVDGNAGKRGFMVIKSGSQGALDGAAFDLYSTDPSTQGAQPLDLAVTPAGEKGKFNVAPQLINREYWLVEKVAPAGHTLLANPVHVKITATGIQVLNGNKLGVSTATASAAADPAVADTLTINDIEAARLPLSGGAGFLPNVALAVLLLGSAGVLGVRAWRRALKTA, encoded by the coding sequence ATGACGACTCCAGCCCTGCATCCGAGTAAACCTGCCCCGGTTGCAACCCACAGACGTAAGGCCCGCAGCCCCTGGAAAGGCCGCCAGGTCATCGCCGCGATAGCCACGGCCCTTACCCTCACGCTGGGCGGCGCGGTGCTCACGCCCCTCACTGTTCCCGACGCCGCGGCGGGGCCCTCCACCCTGGAGGTGCCGCTGGGTGACACCTCCGTGGAGCTCAAAAATGTTAAGGCCACTCACAATCCGCCCAAGCCCTGCTTCCACTACTACGGCGCTGGCAACGAGACTTCAGACTCCACGGGCGTCGTGCACGGCAGCTCAGGCAAGTACGCCGCAGTCAGCTACGGCAAGCCAACGGCTGACAACTGCCCGGACCACTACGGCACGGACCCCATGCTGGGCCAGCAGACATCCATGTCCCTCAAACCGGCAAAGACCACCACGGTCAACGTCGGTGAGCCCTTCCTGCTAGGCACTATGCGCCACAACAACAAGCCAATCTACTCTGGGGCGACGGACAACAAGCGGGCGGTCTACGAGGGTACCTTCCAGATCAAGACGGCCGGCACTATTGATTCCGCCTTCCCCTGGGCGGAGGAGGACACCACCAACAAGTGCACCGCCAAACTCAACCAATACGGGGAAATGGTTATTGGTGAAAACGGTGGTGGGATCACCTCCACGAAAGACAAGCCTGTTCCCACACCTTACGCCTTCAACAAGCACAAGCAGGTCGGCCCCGCCGGAGGCCAGTTCATCTACGATTACAACGGCGAGGAGCTTTACAAGTCCGACGCTGGCGACTACTACTTCTACGCCAATGATAAAACCGCCCTTCACGACGTTTGGGGGCAGGCCTGCTCCGACGACTTCCTAACCATCCGTGGTGACCGCTCCCAGACCACCTGGCGCGACCCAGCCACCGGCATCGAGTACCAGCTCAAAATCTGGGGCTTCACCTTTAACGGCACGTCCGACCAGTGCTCCACCGAGCTGGCGGATACCGCCCACGTCAACGAGTTCTTCGTGACCCCAGAGGACGCAACCTCATACGGCTGCCTCTACGGCTCTATCGAGCAGCTGCGCCCCATTACCTTCAACACGGACGCCAAAGCCGACGACACCATCCGCACATCTCTGGGCAACCCACCCACATTCGCGTACTCCAACGTCTCTGCCCCTGGCTCCTATGGCGCGGAGAACTGGGGCAACCCGCTGGATCCACTGACCCCCACCGGCTGGGGCAAGGCGGGGCGCTCCCCGCTGTCCACCGCCCGCACCCTGCTAGCCCCCAATGACCTCGCCGCTGTGCAGCAGCAGGCCCAGCCCAACCAAGCTACCGTGGACGCTGGCGGCAACGTCACCAAGTCCGGCTGGCGCCTCACCGGCATCGATTGCCTCTTCACCCAAGAGCCGCACGACCCCCTCAAATTGAACGCCAAAGGTATTGCCAACTCCAGCGCCGCCGGTATTCCGGCAGAAGGCAACCGCCTGGACCGCTCCGCCAACGTCGACCTGACCAACCGCCGACTGCGCCTGGACCAGAACGAGCTGGCAGTCCAGTTCCAGCAGGCCGCAGTCACCTGTACCTGGCACAACGAGTACGTCCTAGCCAACAGCACCGTGACGCTGCGCAACGTCGTCGACTCCGGTGACGCTACCCCCGGCGAGTGGACGCTGAGCTCCACCCCCAAGGACGCCGACCTCTACAAGCAGCGCACCATCACCGGTGCTGCCGGCAGCGCCGAGGTCACCAACCAAACCACCGCCGCAGGCACCTACGTGCTCTCGACCTCCGGAGGTCACACCGGCTACGTGCAGAACGGCGACTGGACCTGCGAGAACGCCACCGTCCGCGTAGAGAACGGTGTAACCTACGCCGTGCTCGAGGAGGGCAAGCCCGCCGTCTGCACCGTCCACCACAAGACAGACACCACCCCCGTGTCCGCCACCAAGACGGTCACCGGCGCCTCTGACGCCGCGAATAAGACCAGCTACACCCTGGCCTACTCCTGCACCCCCGCAGGTGGTGGCACGCCTGTGACCGGAACCGTCCAGGCCAAGGCCGACGGCACACCTGTCAACGTCGCGGGCATGAAGTCTGGTGCCACCTGCGCCGTCACCGAGGAGAAGCTCGCCGACGGCCTGACCACCCCAGCCTTCGGCTCCTTCACCTGGGACGCCCCCACCTTCGACGTCACCATCAGCAAAGGCGGCAACAGCGCTCCCGTGACCACCACGGCCGTTCCAGCCACCTCGACCACCGGCCCTGGCGTCAGCTTCACCGTGCCCGACTCCACCGCGGGCAACGTGTCGATCGCGGTTACCAACAAGGTGCTGCCGCACGCCGCCGTCAGCAAGAAGTTCGTGTCCGTGGCCAAGTCCGCCAAGCTCGTCGGCGGCCACGACACCTTTGACCAGACCTACACGGTCACCGTCAAGAACCCCTCCACCACAGCCCCGCTGACCTACTCCCTCACGGACACGGCCCAACTCCCGGCAGGCACAACGCTCAACGGCACCACCGTCACGCGGGACGACGGCACCGTCATAAACGTTGCCGCCAACGCCCTGAGCTGGACCGCCAGCGACGTCACCCTGCCCGCCGGAGGCACCCACACCTACACGGCGGTCATGAACGTCTCCGCCCCCGACCCCGGCTTCACCCTGGCCGCAGGCGAGACCTGCGACGCCAACGTCGCCGCTAGCGGCAAGGCCGTGCTCAACACCGCGAGCCTGACCACCAAGGGCGACGTCACCCCCGTCACCGCCACCGCCTGCGGCTCCGTGCCCCCCAACCCCAAGTTCTCCGTAAAGAAGACCCCCGTGGCCGTGACCCGCACGCTTGACCAGGCCGGGTTCGTGGGCGGCTACCAGGTGACCGTCACCAACCGCTCCAACGTGGACGCCAAGATCGTCAACGACGTGCGCGACCAGCTAGGCCTGCCCAGCTCCGCCATCGTCTCCAAGGTTGAGGTGCGAGAGGACGGCAACCTGGTCAAGACCATTACCGGCGCGGACCTGGCCGACCCCAACGGCTTTGTGATCGCGGAGGCCGGCTCTGGCGAGCCGCTCGCCAAAGCCGCCGGTGGACTCGCTGACGGCGGCACCCGCGTGCTCGGCGTCCAGGTCTACTTCACCGTGGACCCCAACGCCGTCGGCTTCACCGCTGACGACTACACCTGCGGCAAGAACCGTGCCGACGGCAAGCCCGCCGGCCTGGTCAACACCGCCATCATGGAGGGTGACACGGACGGCACCGACAACGACACCGCCTGCCTGTCCACCACCGCCCTGCTGCACTTTAACAAGGTGGTCTCCAGCCGCCCCGGCCCCGGCTCCACCTTCGACGTCGGCTACACCATCACCGTGGAGAACCAAGGCGCCCTGCCCGGGAACCCCGGCGAGGTGCTGGACCAGCCCGCCTTCGCCCCCGGCGTTGTAGTGAACAAGGTGACCGTGTCCAAGAACGGTGGCGCGGCCCAGGAAGTCACCGCCGTGAACGGCTCCTACAGCCTGGCCAGCGGCGAGACCATCTACTCCGGGCAGACTCTCACCTGGGTGGTCACCATGAACGTGTCCGTTGACCCGTCCGACCCGAATTACAACGAGGCCGCCCTGTCCTGCAAAGTCAACGGCAGCGGCGAGTTTGAGGACGGTCACGGCCTGCTCAACAAGCTCATCACCGAGCCCGGCAAGGATGTGGAAACCAACCTCAACCACGACAAGGCCTGCGTGGACGTGGATGGGAACGCTGGCAAGCGCGGCTTCATGGTTATCAAGTCTGGGTCCCAGGGGGCTCTGGACGGTGCGGCCTTCGACCTGTACTCCACTGACCCGTCTACCCAGGGCGCCCAGCCACTAGACCTTGCCGTGACTCCCGCAGGTGAGAAGGGCAAGTTCAATGTGGCGCCTCAGCTCATTAACCGCGAGTACTGGCTGGTGGAGAAGGTGGCCCCGGCTGGGCACACGCTACTGGCCAACCCCGTGCACGTGAAGATCACGGCCACCGGTATCCAGGTGCTCAACGGCAACAAGCTGGGCGTCTCCACGGCGACGGCGTCGGCGGCGGCTGACCCGGCGGTGGCCGACACCCTCACCATCAACGACATTGAGGCGGCGCGCCTGCCGCTGTCAGGTGGCGCTGGGTTTTTGCCCAACGTGGCCCTGGCGGTGCTGCTGCTCGGGTCGGCTGGAGTGCTGGGGGTGCGAGCCTGGAGGCGGGCGCTGAAGACCGCCTGA
- a CDS encoding class C sortase yields MNPEPSSPIDPKTPSDQALADLAPSLPARVLGCLRRRLGQLTGAPGSKRRRNLRVATPLILVLLGVLVLLYPVVATQHNNADQQRLASMYSAHLDALGPDVLTEELNAAEAYNEHLEASPILDPWLDSQRPDTPRYQEYLGQLDLDEVMGRVTIPSIHADLPVYHGTQPSTLAKGVGHLFGTSLPVGGVSTHSVLTGHTGLGTATIFDNLVDVKQGDAFYVTVAGRTLKYQVVNIRVVLPTETDSLNEVAGRDLVTLITCTPYGVNSHRLLVTGERVPIDPAAAAKDAAKALPAPMQTWQVAIIWVVVGVLLVVVAVLIWAFLEARRRKRERAAGAGPQGDGGGGDGGLDPSSGDPGSPLNGGAVENREEIVRLEALDDASRKIVKPDREFTLIGT; encoded by the coding sequence GTGAACCCAGAGCCCAGCAGCCCCATAGACCCCAAGACCCCCAGTGACCAAGCCCTTGCCGACCTCGCGCCAAGCCTCCCGGCGCGGGTTCTAGGGTGCCTACGCCGTCGGCTGGGCCAGCTGACTGGCGCGCCAGGTTCAAAGCGCCGCCGCAACCTGCGCGTGGCCACCCCCCTGATCCTGGTGCTCCTGGGGGTGCTCGTGCTGCTCTACCCGGTGGTGGCCACGCAGCACAACAACGCGGACCAACAGCGCTTGGCCTCCATGTACTCCGCCCACCTGGACGCCCTGGGGCCGGACGTGCTGACTGAGGAGCTGAACGCGGCAGAGGCCTACAACGAGCACCTGGAAGCCTCCCCGATCCTGGACCCCTGGCTGGACTCCCAGCGCCCAGATACCCCCCGCTACCAGGAGTACCTGGGGCAACTGGACCTAGATGAGGTCATGGGACGCGTGACCATCCCATCCATCCACGCGGACCTGCCCGTCTACCACGGCACCCAGCCATCCACCCTGGCCAAGGGCGTGGGGCACCTATTCGGCACGTCCCTGCCAGTGGGCGGCGTGTCCACACACTCGGTGCTCACGGGGCACACGGGCCTGGGCACCGCCACGATCTTCGACAACCTGGTGGACGTGAAGCAGGGTGATGCCTTTTACGTGACGGTGGCTGGCCGGACCCTGAAGTACCAGGTGGTTAACATCCGCGTGGTACTGCCCACAGAGACTGACTCCCTGAACGAGGTGGCCGGCCGCGACCTGGTCACGTTGATCACCTGCACGCCCTACGGCGTCAACTCGCACCGCCTACTGGTCACGGGTGAACGAGTCCCCATCGACCCAGCCGCTGCGGCCAAGGATGCCGCTAAGGCCCTGCCCGCCCCCATGCAGACCTGGCAGGTGGCCATTATCTGGGTGGTTGTGGGGGTGCTTCTGGTGGTTGTGGCAGTGCTCATCTGGGCCTTCCTGGAGGCCCGACGCCGTAAGCGCGAGCGTGCTGCTGGTGCCGGTCCGCAGGGCGACGGGGGCGGCGGCGACGGCGGCCTTGACCCCAGCTCTGGCGACCCCGGTTCACCCTTGAACGGCGGTGCTGTGGAGAACCGTGAGGAGATCGTGCGTCTGGAGGCGCTTGATGACGCTAGTCGTAAGATTGTGAAACCTGATCGAGAGTTTACGTTAATCGGAACGTAA
- a CDS encoding SpaH/EbpB family LPXTG-anchored major pilin, producing the protein MSSLMIRRSVGLAAAVTLAAGALVVPATAATPAANVDGNHASTLTVHKCEQTDTNGVTVGTGNDDPGVECKAVKGVEFTITELSYDLTTQQGWIDLAAAKGDVNKAADAAHKTGTTFKHITEDSGVITFTDAETTAGKAYLVSETKTPAGVIPAADFIVTLPMTNPGNTSSWNYDVHVYPKNTVAGVKKEVSDSGRPSGSGNALTYTITTSIPKVGDEGIKKYQVIDILDPRVQTGLGADQLNPIVTLEGPRGTVDQLVANDDYTVTVAKSANPADKHNYLTVDFTAAGLKKLAAARQAGTGETKVKTVLTATFAEATDLDGGVSNIASLIPSDSPNYNWDKDNPNPGGDPNNPTVPGTNTDPVTSKYGQIEITKTGTDSLAAAKYNGAQFEVYECSIGTDDAALAESNVASKNDGVPVLLKDVDATLKGDKLTVANETTFETGKQTKLQAKANKPAVDGKVVIGSLRANDWENGKAKDLNKDNWYCLVETKAPAGYSLAPDPIPFRILAKDTEDKATDTAVTVVDVPANAGFHLPLTGANGVVLLTTIGSLLVLGGGAVAFYNHRRRREERD; encoded by the coding sequence ATGAGTTCACTCATGATCCGCCGTAGCGTTGGCCTGGCTGCCGCCGTGACACTCGCGGCTGGAGCCCTGGTGGTTCCCGCCACGGCCGCCACCCCTGCGGCCAACGTGGACGGCAACCATGCCTCCACCCTGACCGTGCACAAGTGTGAGCAGACTGACACCAACGGCGTCACCGTCGGCACCGGTAACGATGACCCCGGCGTCGAGTGCAAGGCCGTCAAGGGAGTCGAGTTCACCATCACCGAGCTCAGCTACGACCTGACCACCCAGCAGGGTTGGATCGACCTGGCCGCCGCCAAGGGCGACGTCAACAAGGCTGCCGACGCCGCACACAAGACCGGCACCACCTTCAAGCACATCACCGAGGACAGTGGCGTCATCACCTTCACCGACGCTGAGACCACCGCCGGAAAGGCCTACCTGGTCTCCGAGACCAAGACCCCCGCTGGCGTCATCCCCGCCGCAGACTTCATCGTCACCCTGCCCATGACCAACCCGGGCAACACCAGCAGCTGGAACTACGACGTCCACGTCTACCCCAAGAACACGGTAGCTGGTGTGAAGAAGGAGGTCTCCGACTCCGGGAGACCCTCCGGCTCCGGCAACGCCCTGACCTATACCATCACCACCTCCATCCCGAAGGTTGGCGACGAAGGCATCAAGAAGTACCAGGTCATCGACATCCTGGACCCGCGCGTCCAGACCGGCCTGGGTGCTGACCAGCTCAACCCCATCGTCACCCTTGAGGGACCCCGCGGTACCGTGGACCAGCTCGTGGCCAACGACGACTACACCGTGACAGTAGCCAAGTCTGCCAACCCCGCTGACAAGCACAACTACCTGACCGTCGACTTCACCGCCGCCGGTCTGAAGAAGCTCGCCGCCGCCCGCCAGGCAGGCACCGGAGAGACCAAGGTCAAGACCGTCCTGACCGCCACCTTCGCCGAGGCCACGGACCTCGACGGTGGCGTCAGCAACATCGCCTCCCTCATCCCCTCCGACTCCCCGAACTACAACTGGGACAAGGACAACCCGAACCCCGGCGGCGACCCGAACAACCCCACCGTCCCCGGCACCAACACGGACCCGGTGACCTCCAAGTACGGTCAGATCGAGATCACCAAGACCGGTACCGACTCCCTGGCCGCAGCCAAATACAACGGCGCCCAGTTCGAGGTCTACGAGTGCTCCATCGGTACTGACGACGCCGCCCTGGCCGAGTCCAACGTCGCCTCCAAGAACGACGGCGTCCCGGTTCTCCTCAAGGACGTCGACGCTACCCTCAAGGGTGACAAGCTCACCGTGGCCAACGAGACCACCTTCGAGACCGGCAAGCAGACCAAGCTCCAGGCCAAGGCCAACAAGCCCGCCGTGGACGGCAAGGTGGTCATCGGTTCCCTGCGCGCCAACGACTGGGAGAACGGCAAAGCCAAGGACCTGAACAAGGACAACTGGTACTGCCTGGTTGAGACCAAAGCCCCCGCCGGCTACTCCCTGGCCCCCGACCCGATCCCCTTCCGCATCCTGGCCAAGGACACTGAGGACAAGGCCACGGACACCGCGGTGACGGTCGTAGACGTGCCAGCGAACGCTGGCTTCCACCTGCCGCTGACCGGCGCCAACGGCGTCGTCCTGCTGACGACGATCGGCAGCCTGCTGGTCCTGGGCGGTGGCGCAGTGGCCTTCTACAACCACCGTCGCCGCCGCGAGGAGCGCGACTGA
- a CDS encoding class C sortase, with the protein MELTARQATTLAEAPPKPATQPLNWLPVTDAAGRRILVAPERATQERKWRLSWLAVTTAVLAVTGMLLFSYPTAAAWVSQYNQSKIVTNYESQVALAKPAAAEQLTRAHEYNQALSVGAVLEANHNVPTGDGTSSDQTLNYAKMLDANGAGLMARLRINKIDLDLPIYHGTSEETLLTGLGHLEGTSLPVGGASTRTVVTGHRGLANATMFTNLDKVEVGDTFTFEVFGDVITYRVFDKKVVDPEETESLRAVEGKDLATLVTCTPLGINTHRILVTGERITPTPAKDVEAKGKAPDIPGFPWWIVLDLTGITVVGLYVWRAGYPPKLRRRRRP; encoded by the coding sequence GTGGAACTGACCGCGCGCCAAGCGACCACCCTGGCAGAGGCCCCGCCAAAGCCCGCCACGCAGCCGCTGAACTGGCTGCCCGTGACGGACGCCGCCGGGCGACGCATACTCGTGGCCCCCGAACGGGCCACGCAGGAACGCAAGTGGCGCCTGTCCTGGCTGGCGGTCACCACCGCTGTACTGGCCGTCACCGGGATGCTGCTGTTCAGCTACCCGACGGCGGCAGCGTGGGTCAGCCAGTACAACCAGTCCAAGATCGTCACCAACTACGAGAGCCAGGTGGCCCTGGCGAAGCCGGCCGCCGCTGAGCAGCTGACGCGCGCCCACGAGTACAACCAGGCCCTCTCCGTGGGCGCCGTGCTGGAAGCCAACCACAATGTCCCCACCGGTGACGGCACCAGCTCGGACCAGACCCTCAACTACGCCAAGATGCTGGACGCCAACGGCGCTGGCCTAATGGCCCGCCTGCGGATCAACAAGATCGACTTGGACCTGCCCATCTACCACGGCACCAGTGAAGAGACCCTGCTGACCGGCCTGGGGCACCTGGAAGGCACATCCCTGCCGGTTGGTGGTGCCAGCACCCGCACCGTGGTCACCGGACACCGCGGCCTGGCCAACGCCACCATGTTCACCAACCTGGACAAGGTGGAAGTGGGGGACACCTTCACCTTCGAGGTCTTTGGTGACGTGATCACCTACCGGGTCTTTGACAAGAAGGTCGTTGACCCGGAAGAGACCGAGTCGCTGCGCGCGGTGGAGGGCAAGGATCTTGCCACCTTGGTGACCTGCACGCCCCTGGGCATTAACACGCACCGGATCCTGGTCACGGGGGAGCGGATCACCCCCACTCCCGCGAAGGACGTGGAGGCCAAGGGCAAGGCGCCGGACATCCCCGGCTTCCCCTGGTGGATCGTGCTGGACCTGACGGGCATCACCGTCGTGGGCCTGTACGTGTGGCGGGCCGGGTACCCGCCCAAGCTACGCCGTCGCCGTCGTCCTTGA
- a CDS encoding CshA/CshB family fibrillar adhesin-related protein yields MTAPVAQAAPGDLDAVFATGGTGRYRDIIQWIQWGDYETQFKGKAKPDVPVLDYGQTKTFNNVRNVAPGTELHTTCTLSNLQHLGHNPKRDDGKTLTDAQAKGPLVATIPGGWAGDVLDNLYNVGGPGSWSDGSQTWSPGKTYPKDYVNRNQMVIGLGNGYAYNGNNAKNSNQPWGTPGTDPSPTGYSSQVSFEYSCSASLVTASGTREVPIQGLVFADAEASSKRSGRVIHGVLYDKWGDEWVQASTTQNVTWRVLDRLRSENCGQVTANAEISNGGKTLRLMPTGDECVYQYPGTYTQPNGIGGPGAVMLMEGATSATITIQGAGYSAVALGLVLATDFGDAPESYGNAGSLYEPSWRDGAVTGRKTDVFSNNVTLASMHVGQSASSLGLDIDAEPYQAYSDDARGDDRNTDDEDGITGSVRIPAAPGLTWSQQVACTGDGELYGWIDWNRNGTFEDAERSGWQDANHDGQFEASERGLGPACSNGVATLTWTIPEDVSVNQASPWEDVSTFMRLRITKDRDPDGAPIQPGPTGITAHGEVEDYQVSLYPEAMVKLVKKVDNSSAYTPDPLAPDQWTLTATQNGKTRNGDGVLDPAAVVPGTVTFTETGKTDAARNGYTWADTTCTKHPQMTTAMTSSVSPDKKSLQVKNRDWVVCTLTNKPKPAVVEWSKVDAKGKKLAGSEWNLKGPGFPGGLSVSDCTSGDCAGSQDQDPTPGHFKVEVKKWGDYNITETTAPTGYVAATGEFAFETIDKDHLRVALKDATGVSNGGVVNQSQTGSVTWNKADAANLKPLAGSSWTLTGPTADTPAQVVTDCVAAEASGCADQVDKDPLGGAFRVEGLGLGNYTLKEKAAPTGYKLDSTTTHDFELTAAASNYAFSAPFTNEQTSVPALPLTGGLGADAFVIGGGIVGAAAMGFGMVRRRRQQLATVTVR; encoded by the coding sequence GTGACCGCACCCGTGGCTCAAGCAGCTCCAGGAGACCTGGACGCCGTGTTTGCTACCGGTGGTACCGGGCGCTACCGGGATATCATCCAGTGGATCCAGTGGGGCGACTACGAGACGCAGTTCAAAGGCAAAGCTAAACCAGATGTGCCCGTGCTCGACTATGGGCAGACCAAAACCTTCAACAACGTGCGCAATGTTGCGCCGGGCACCGAGCTACACACCACCTGTACGCTAAGCAACCTGCAGCACCTGGGCCATAATCCGAAACGTGACGATGGCAAGACGCTGACGGACGCTCAAGCCAAAGGGCCGCTGGTCGCCACTATCCCCGGCGGGTGGGCCGGTGACGTCTTGGACAATCTCTACAACGTTGGTGGACCCGGCAGCTGGAGTGACGGGTCACAAACGTGGTCCCCAGGCAAGACCTACCCAAAGGACTACGTCAACCGCAACCAGATGGTCATCGGACTGGGCAACGGTTACGCCTACAACGGTAACAATGCCAAAAACAGCAACCAGCCATGGGGTACCCCGGGAACAGACCCCTCTCCCACGGGCTATTCTTCCCAGGTGAGTTTTGAATACTCCTGCTCCGCGTCCCTGGTAACCGCGAGCGGAACACGTGAGGTTCCTATCCAGGGACTAGTATTCGCTGACGCGGAGGCCTCCTCCAAACGCTCCGGTCGGGTAATCCACGGCGTGCTCTATGATAAGTGGGGTGACGAGTGGGTTCAGGCATCAACCACCCAGAATGTCACCTGGCGTGTCCTGGACCGCCTGCGTTCCGAAAACTGTGGTCAGGTCACCGCGAACGCGGAGATCAGCAACGGCGGCAAGACCCTCAGACTCATGCCCACAGGCGACGAATGCGTGTATCAATATCCTGGAACCTACACCCAACCAAACGGCATCGGTGGGCCGGGCGCCGTCATGCTGATGGAAGGCGCCACCTCTGCGACCATCACCATCCAGGGAGCAGGCTATTCAGCAGTCGCCCTCGGCCTGGTGCTGGCCACCGATTTCGGAGACGCCCCCGAGTCCTACGGCAACGCCGGCTCCCTCTACGAGCCCTCCTGGCGTGACGGTGCCGTGACCGGAAGAAAGACCGACGTCTTCTCCAATAACGTGACCCTGGCCAGCATGCACGTGGGGCAATCCGCCTCCAGCCTAGGCCTCGACATCGACGCTGAGCCCTACCAGGCATACTCCGATGACGCCCGGGGTGATGACAGGAACACCGACGACGAGGACGGCATCACCGGCAGCGTGCGCATCCCGGCCGCCCCTGGCCTGACCTGGTCCCAGCAGGTAGCCTGCACCGGCGACGGTGAGCTATACGGTTGGATTGATTGGAACCGCAACGGTACCTTCGAGGATGCGGAACGCTCCGGCTGGCAGGACGCCAACCACGACGGCCAGTTCGAAGCCAGTGAGCGCGGCCTGGGGCCAGCCTGCTCTAACGGTGTCGCCACGCTGACCTGGACGATCCCGGAGGACGTCAGTGTCAACCAGGCCTCCCCCTGGGAGGATGTCTCCACCTTCATGCGCCTGCGCATCACCAAGGATCGCGACCCCGATGGCGCGCCCATCCAGCCTGGTCCCACCGGTATCACCGCCCATGGTGAAGTGGAGGACTACCAGGTCAGTCTCTACCCTGAGGCCATGGTCAAGCTGGTCAAGAAGGTGGACAACAGCTCCGCCTACACGCCAGACCCACTGGCTCCCGACCAGTGGACACTCACGGCCACCCAGAACGGTAAGACTCGCAACGGTGACGGCGTCCTGGACCCGGCAGCCGTGGTACCTGGCACCGTGACCTTCACGGAGACCGGCAAAACCGACGCGGCCCGGAATGGTTACACCTGGGCCGACACAACTTGCACCAAGCACCCACAGATGACGACTGCCATGACCTCTTCCGTGAGCCCCGACAAGAAGTCACTCCAGGTCAAAAACCGTGACTGGGTGGTCTGCACCCTTACCAACAAGCCCAAGCCCGCCGTCGTGGAGTGGAGCAAAGTTGACGCTAAGGGCAAGAAGCTGGCTGGTTCTGAGTGGAACTTGAAGGGACCCGGTTTCCCTGGGGGACTGTCCGTCAGTGACTGCACCTCTGGCGACTGCGCTGGCTCACAGGACCAGGATCCGACGCCCGGGCACTTCAAGGTGGAGGTCAAGAAGTGGGGCGACTACAACATCACCGAGACGACTGCTCCCACCGGCTATGTGGCAGCCACCGGTGAATTCGCCTTCGAGACGATCGACAAGGACCACCTTAGAGTTGCCCTCAAGGATGCCACCGGCGTGAGCAACGGCGGCGTGGTCAACCAAAGCCAGACCGGCTCCGTGACCTGGAACAAGGCGGACGCAGCCAACCTGAAGCCCCTGGCAGGCTCCAGTTGGACCCTCACCGGACCCACCGCTGACACCCCCGCACAAGTGGTTACGGACTGCGTGGCTGCTGAGGCCTCAGGCTGTGCCGACCAGGTGGACAAGGACCCGCTCGGTGGCGCCTTCCGTGTGGAGGGCCTCGGCCTGGGCAACTACACCCTCAAGGAGAAAGCCGCCCCAACGGGATACAAGCTGGACTCCACGACCACCCACGACTTTGAGCTGACCGCCGCCGCTAGCAACTACGCCTTTTCCGCCCCCTTCACCAATGAGCAAACCTCCGTCCCTGCACTGCCCCTCACCGGTGGCCTGGGTGCTGACGCCTTTGTCATCGGTGGTGGCATCGTGGGAGCTGCCGCCATGGGCTTCGGGATGGTGCGACGCCGTCGCCAGCAGCTTGCGACCGTGACGGTACGGTGA